The Pirellulales bacterium sequence GACAGGTTCGCTCGCCCATCAAGGCGCGGATCGTGGCCGCGGCGACCAGCGGCGTTGCACCGAAGGATATTTTTATCGCGCCAGTCACGGCCGTCGAAAAGGTGCTGGAAAAGGCGAAGATGACGCTGGCCGATATCGATCTTGTCGAGCTGAACGAAGCGTTCGCCGCGCAATGCCTGGCCTGCATGCGGCCGCTCGATCTGGGGCCGGCCAAGACCAACGTCAACGGTGGCGCCATCGCGCTGGGGCACCCGATCGGCGCCAGCGGTGCCCGCGTGCTTGTGACGCTCTTGTACGCCTTGGCGGATCGGGGGCTGAAACGCGGGTTGGCGTCTCTATGTTTGGGGGGCGGCAACGCCGTGGCTATGATCGTCGAGCGGGAATAGCCCTCGACCGATAATGTGAGCCAGCATGACGACGTTGCGATTCGGACTTATCGGCTACGGCGCCTGGGGAAGTCACCACGCGCGAGCGATTACGAGCGTTGCCGACGCGCGGCTGGTGGCCATCTGCAGCCGCGGCGAGGAAAGTCGCCGCCGGGCCGCGGCAGACTACCCGTCGGCCAACGTTCATGCCGATTATCGCGAACTACTTGCGCGAAACGATCTCGACGCCGTCGCCGTGGTGCTTCCATCTCATTTGCACTTCGAGGTGGCGCAGGCGGTGCTCGAATCGGGCCGACACCTGCTGTTGGAAAAGCCGATGACGCTGTCAGTGGCGGACGCCGCGGCGCTGGTTGAGCTTGGCAAATCTCGCGGCGTTCGATTAGCCATCGGTCACGAATTGCGGATGTCGTCACTGTGGGGCGAAGTGAAACGCAGGATCGACGCCGATGAAATCGGCGAACCACGGTACGCGCTAGTCGAATTGTGGCGAAAGCCCTATCGGCTTGGCTCGGACGGCTGGCGCTACGATATCAATCGGGTCGGAAACTGGATCCTCGAAGAGCCGATTCATTTCTTCGATCTGGCACGATGGTATTTGTCACGGCTCGGCGAACCTGTTTCGGTTTACGCCGCCGCCAACGGCAAGCAACCAGACGATCCCGAGTTGCATGACAACTTCTCGGCCATTTTGAAGTTTCCCCGTGGTGGATATGCCACGATTTCTCAATCCTTGGCCGGCTGGGAGCATCATCAAACGGTGAAGCTCACCGGCACGCGCGGCGCACTTCTCGCGCGGTGGAGCGGGGCGATGGATCGCACGTTCGAGCCGACCTTCAGCCTGCAAAAGTTGGACGAGGATCAAGCCGTCGACGTACCGATCGCCAAGCCCAGTGGCGAAGTCTACGAGCTGGTCGACCAGGCGGCCGCGTTCGTGCGCGCGGTGCGCGAGGGGACGGCCGTGGCCTGCTCGGGCGAGGACGGACGTTGGTCAGTCGCGATGTGCCTGGCGGCCGCGGAATCGGTGACCACGGGGCTGCCTGTCCACTTTTCCCGGGACTGACGCGTGTCGCAACCGTCTCCGACAAACTCACGGCGCTGGTA is a genomic window containing:
- a CDS encoding Gfo/Idh/MocA family oxidoreductase, whose protein sequence is MTTLRFGLIGYGAWGSHHARAITSVADARLVAICSRGEESRRRAAADYPSANVHADYRELLARNDLDAVAVVLPSHLHFEVAQAVLESGRHLLLEKPMTLSVADAAALVELGKSRGVRLAIGHELRMSSLWGEVKRRIDADEIGEPRYALVELWRKPYRLGSDGWRYDINRVGNWILEEPIHFFDLARWYLSRLGEPVSVYAAANGKQPDDPELHDNFSAILKFPRGGYATISQSLAGWEHHQTVKLTGTRGALLARWSGAMDRTFEPTFSLQKLDEDQAVDVPIAKPSGEVYELVDQAAAFVRAVREGTAVACSGEDGRWSVAMCLAAAESVTTGLPVHFSRD